From the Clostridium putrefaciens genome, one window contains:
- a CDS encoding helix-turn-helix transcriptional regulator, with protein sequence MERFKSSVLLHMYSKVKNNEGFTKGYIIDKFNVSERTVTRYIKDLNNYFEEEYIDNKIIYNRKKSVYEIEYKDTKILDEKDILSICKVLLESKGFSKEEMEKVVNKLVCSRFLKDKDIVENIIANELFNYVPTGHGKPLIDKLWELSIAINNQDIIEIEYFKLSKHGKLESEATKRNIKPLSIMFSEYYFYLAALIEGMEYKFPTIYRVDRIGSFSNANRKFPIEYSSRFEDGKFRRLIQFMQTGNLQKIRFKFTGNSLEAVLDRLPNAKVLEENQGEYMIETEMFGTGIKMWILSQGSAVEVIEPIEFREEIKSAIENMRSLYV encoded by the coding sequence ATGGAAAGGTTTAAATCGTCAGTGCTATTGCATATGTATAGCAAAGTAAAGAATAATGAAGGATTTACTAAAGGATATATTATAGATAAGTTTAATGTAAGTGAAAGAACTGTAACTAGATATATAAAGGATTTAAACAACTATTTTGAAGAAGAGTACATAGACAATAAGATAATCTACAACAGAAAAAAGAGCGTTTATGAGATAGAATATAAAGATACAAAGATTTTAGATGAAAAGGATATCTTATCAATATGCAAAGTGCTTCTTGAAAGCAAAGGATTTTCTAAAGAAGAAATGGAAAAGGTTGTAAATAAGCTTGTATGTAGTCGGTTCCTTAAGGATAAGGATATAGTGGAAAATATCATAGCAAATGAGCTATTCAATTATGTTCCTACGGGCCATGGTAAGCCTTTAATAGATAAGTTATGGGAACTTAGCATTGCTATTAATAATCAGGATATAATTGAAATAGAGTACTTTAAATTAAGTAAGCATGGTAAATTAGAAAGTGAAGCAACTAAGAGAAATATTAAACCATTAAGCATAATGTTTTCAGAATACTACTTTTACTTAGCTGCACTTATAGAGGGTATGGAATATAAGTTTCCAACCATTTATAGGGTAGATAGAATAGGAAGCTTTTCTAATGCGAATAGAAAATTTCCTATAGAATATAGTAGTAGATTTGAGGATGGAAAGTTTAGAAGGCTTATACAATTTATGCAAACAGGTAATCTTCAAAAGATACGATTTAAATTCACTGGTAATTCTTTAGAAGCTGTCTTAGATAGGCTACCAAATGCCAAGGTTTTAGAAGAAAATCAAGGAGAGTATATGATAGAAACTGAGATGTTTGGTACAGGCATAAAGATGTGGATTTTAAGTCAAGGCAGTGCTGTAGAAGTTATAGAACCAATAGAATTTAGAGAAGAAATAAAAAGTGCCATTGAAAACATGAGAAGTTTATATGTTTAA
- a CDS encoding GGDEF domain-containing protein: MNYEHMDIKLLLKSIKAKDEIILELEEKLKESLYYASRDAVTELLNRRAGLSLLEKEIEISKINGTSITICFVDIDGFKYINDNFGHTKGDKVLKDVGKTLKESIRKTDILMRIGGDEFVIVFCNTKIDDANKLWSGIDEQINKLNKETYYNYNISLSYGFSEYSSESPLSIKELLHNADKSMYSNKVIYSNKKSN; encoded by the coding sequence ATGAATTATGAGCATATGGACATAAAGTTACTTTTGAAATCTATAAAAGCAAAAGATGAAATTATATTAGAACTTGAGGAAAAGCTTAAGGAAAGTTTATATTATGCGAGTAGAGATGCTGTAACAGAACTACTAAATAGAAGAGCAGGTTTAAGTTTGCTCGAAAAAGAAATAGAAATATCCAAAATTAACGGTACAAGCATAACTATATGTTTTGTAGATATTGATGGATTTAAGTATATAAATGATAATTTTGGACATACAAAGGGAGACAAGGTCCTAAAAGATGTAGGTAAAACTTTAAAAGAGTCTATAAGGAAAACTGATATTTTAATGAGAATTGGTGGAGATGAATTTGTTATAGTATTTTGTAATACTAAAATAGATGATGCTAACAAACTGTGGAGTGGGATTGATGAACAGATAAATAAATTGAACAAAGAAACTTACTATAACTATAATATTAGTTTAAGCTATGGATTTTCGGAATATAGTAGTGAAAGTCCATTAAGTATTAAAGAGTTACTGCATAATGCCGATAAGAGTATGTATAGTAATAAAGTTATATATAGTAATAAGAAATCTAATTAA